One Megamonas hypermegale genomic window carries:
- a CDS encoding MFS transporter, translating into MGVEDKYLNQFKAGKKEQYAARCAFFLAGFTVTTWAPMIPVIKERLQIGDDVLGLLLLCIGISAFVFMPLAGILNQKLGCKKMLQINIVLFALILIIISSLDNVWSFVVFLLLFGAVMGTIDVTMNMNSVIVEKLSKKRIMSSMHAFWSVGCFCSAGLFSVLAKQGLNITTVAIIHGIIIFVLCLISSPYFLAYKGASNEKPIAIPHGIVVLFGILACISFLAEGAIMDWSGIFLTEAKGLELSLAGIGYAIFSVAMLVIRFIGDRAVQYIGEERICVFGALVAGFGFLLVVLIDNFYLMPIGFICIGLGAANIVPVLYSLLKNQNDMPINAAVTAITCMGYTGVILGPALLGFIAHGIGIKFVFYLLCMLFIIEALLSKYIFKRLS; encoded by the coding sequence ATGGGTGTAGAAGATAAGTATTTAAATCAATTTAAAGCTGGGAAAAAAGAACAGTATGCGGCACGATGTGCATTTTTTTTAGCAGGATTTACTGTTACTACATGGGCACCGATGATACCAGTCATTAAAGAACGCTTGCAAATAGGCGATGATGTTTTAGGTTTGTTGTTATTGTGCATAGGTATCAGTGCATTTGTGTTCATGCCTCTTGCTGGAATTTTAAATCAGAAATTGGGCTGTAAAAAGATGTTGCAAATAAACATTGTTTTGTTTGCTTTAATTTTAATAATAATCTCTTCGCTTGATAATGTATGGTCATTTGTCGTATTTTTATTGTTATTTGGTGCTGTTATGGGAACGATAGATGTCACGATGAATATGAATTCAGTTATAGTAGAAAAATTATCGAAAAAGCGCATTATGTCTAGTATGCACGCTTTTTGGAGTGTCGGTTGTTTTTGTAGTGCTGGTCTATTTAGCGTATTAGCAAAGCAAGGGTTAAATATTACAACAGTAGCAATTATTCATGGTATTATAATATTTGTACTTTGTTTAATCTCTAGTCCTTATTTTTTAGCGTATAAAGGTGCAAGCAATGAAAAGCCGATAGCCATTCCTCATGGAATTGTTGTTTTATTTGGTATTTTAGCTTGTATAAGTTTTTTAGCAGAAGGCGCCATAATGGATTGGAGCGGTATATTTTTGACGGAGGCTAAAGGCTTAGAATTGTCTTTGGCGGGCATTGGATATGCGATTTTTTCTGTAGCGATGCTTGTAATTCGCTTTATCGGTGATAGAGCAGTTCAATATATTGGGGAAGAGAGAATTTGTGTATTTGGTGCACTTGTAGCGGGTTTTGGATTTTTATTAGTGGTGCTTATTGATAATTTTTATTTAATGCCAATTGGCTTTATCTGCATTGGTTTAGGAGCTGCTAATATCGTGCCTGTACTTTATTCATTACTTAAAAATCAAAATGATATGCCGATAAATGCAGCTGTTACAGCTATAACTTGCATGGGTTATACAGGTGTAATATTAGGCCCTGCACTTTTAGGTTTTATTGCTCATGGCATAGGTATAAAATTTGTATTTTATTTATTATGTATGTTATTTATAATAGAAGCTTTATTGTCTAAGTATATTTT